One window of Acidobacteriota bacterium genomic DNA carries:
- a CDS encoding FAD-binding oxidoreductase produces the protein MRALIIGAGVIGCSVAFQLQRRGWDVVVLDKNGDAGHGSTSSSCGIVRRFYSQPGMIAMAHESASIWADWQNFLGPIDDDLARFIRPGMMFIPPKIDESVHQTIAAMKRVGVAVELLSPDDIGARFPFLATQSNHPAKPTDDDRFFDETGRRLEGAVFEEDAGYVVSPGVATLNLRMAGEREGVRFVLNTEVTAIERTSEGAFSVTSSDGKRHESDVVLNIAGPHSGHVNRMAGVTLPLETRALRREVHVLRNPLAASGDEAALPIVGDLDGGIYFRPESGGKDVLVGSTEPACDEPEWIDDPDDFDHGTSDLYRERQCWRLMKRFPEVAYGPARGLGALYDVTVKDWYPIVDRTDLPGYFVCIGSSGSSFKTAPILGELVAGLVEAQRDGRDTDKTPLILDLPRIGTTVDSGFLSRLRAGNASSGTVIG, from the coding sequence CTCATCCTGCGGAATCGTCCGTCGCTTCTACTCACAGCCAGGCATGATCGCCATGGCCCACGAGTCCGCATCGATATGGGCCGACTGGCAGAACTTTCTGGGTCCCATCGACGACGACCTGGCGCGATTCATCCGTCCGGGGATGATGTTCATCCCGCCCAAGATCGATGAATCGGTCCACCAGACGATTGCCGCGATGAAACGTGTCGGTGTCGCGGTCGAGCTTCTGTCGCCCGATGACATCGGCGCCCGTTTCCCGTTCCTGGCGACCCAATCGAACCACCCGGCAAAACCCACCGATGACGACAGGTTCTTCGACGAGACGGGACGACGGCTCGAGGGTGCGGTCTTCGAGGAGGATGCCGGCTACGTCGTCTCTCCCGGCGTGGCCACGTTGAACCTTCGTATGGCGGGAGAGCGGGAGGGCGTCCGGTTCGTATTGAACACCGAGGTGACCGCCATCGAGCGCACATCGGAGGGGGCGTTCTCCGTCACATCCAGTGACGGAAAGCGACACGAATCCGATGTGGTCCTGAATATCGCCGGCCCGCACTCGGGCCATGTCAATCGGATGGCCGGTGTCACATTGCCGCTGGAGACACGGGCACTACGACGAGAGGTACACGTCCTGCGAAACCCGCTCGCCGCCAGCGGGGACGAGGCGGCGCTCCCCATCGTCGGTGACCTGGACGGTGGGATCTACTTCAGACCGGAAAGTGGCGGCAAGGATGTTCTCGTCGGCTCGACGGAGCCCGCGTGTGACGAACCCGAGTGGATCGACGACCCCGACGACTTCGATCACGGAACGTCCGATCTCTATCGCGAGCGACAGTGCTGGCGGCTGATGAAGCGCTTTCCCGAGGTCGCGTACGGGCCGGCTCGTGGCCTGGGTGCACTCTACGATGTGACAGTCAAGGACTGGTACCCGATCGTGGACCGGACGGATCTTCCGGGCTACTTCGTCTGCATCGGATCCAGCGGTTCTTCGTTCAAGACGGCGCCGATTCTGGGAGAGCTCGTCGCGGGACTCGTGGAGGCGCAGCGGGACGGGCGGGACACGGACAAGACACCGCTGATTCTGGACCTGCCACGGATCGGCACGACGGTGGACTCAGGGTTCCTCTCGCGTCTCCGGGCGGGTAACGCTTCCAGCGGAACGGTCATCGGCTAG